The window CCGAGTCCGGCAAGTACGTCGTCGGTGTCGGCGTCGGAGGGGTCGACGGCGAGACGGCGCAGCAACGAGGCAGCCCGCTCCCCTGCCCGGTCACCCGCGCCGAGCAGACCGCCCTCGGAAAGCGCCATGAACGCCTCGCGCCGGATCGGGTCGCCGAACAGCAGCGGATGGAGGCGGGTGGCGTCCTCCGGCCGGTGGATGGCGAGACGTAGAGCCTCGTCCTCGGCCGCGGTGCCGGCGTGTTCGGTCTCGATCAGCAGGTCGCCCGGCATCGGGTCCTGCGCATCGTCGCCGTAGCCGTCGCTGTACCCGTCGTAGGAATCGACCGGCGGGGAGGACTCGCGATCGCGGCGCTCGTCGCGTCGACGAGCGGGCACGGTCTCGCGCTCGACCGCTTTCTGGCGGGGTGCGGAGGCCAGCTCGCGCAGGCGGGAGAGATCGACTCGACAACGGTCGGCCACCTCGAGCAGGTAGGCATCGCGGACCAGCGGGTCGGGGTGTTCGGTGAGCACGTCGAGCGCAGCCTCGGCCGTGCGGGCTCGGCCCTCGACCGACGACATGTCGCCCGCCCGGAGCACGCGCTCGAGGCGAAAACTCAGGAACGGAATCGCCTCGTCGACGGCCCGTTGGAGCTCGACGGGGTCCTCGCGGGCGAGGTCGGCCGGGTCGACCCCGGCCGGCAGGTCGGCGACCCGCACCTCGAGCTCGTGTTCGCGCTCCCACTCGTAGACACGGGCTGCGGCGGCGAGCCCCGCGGCATCCGCATCGAAGGCCAGCACCAGGCGGCTGGCCGAGAACCGCTTGAGCAGCTTCACGTGGTCCTCGGTCATCGCCGTGCCACAGGTCGCCACCGCCCGGGGGATGCCCGCCTCGGCGAAGCCGATCACATCGGTGTAGCCCTCGCAGATGATCGCCTCGCCCGCCTTGACGATTCCTTCGCGGTGGGTGTGGAGTCCGTAGAGCACCCGACTCTTGTCGTAGACGGCGGCCTCGGTGGTGGTGTTCTTGTACTTGGAGCCTTCGTGACCAGGCAGGATGCGGCCACCGAACCCCACTGGGTCGCCGCGTTCGTCCTGGATGGGGAACATCACTCGGGCCCGGAAGGCGTCTTGTTGGCGCCCGGCCTTGTTGACGAAACCGAGCCCGCTGTCGCGCAGTGCGTCGGCGCTCAGGCGCAGGTGACGGGCCAGCTGGTCCCAGTCGTCAGGTGCCCAACCGATCTGGTAGCGCCGCACCACGTCGCCGTCGTAGCCCCGCGACCGCAGGTAGCTGCGCGCCTCGCCGGCATCGGGCGAGGTGAGTAATCGGTCGTGATAGAACGCGGCGGCCTTCTCGACCGCATCGAGCAGGCCCTTCTTGCGTTGCCGCTGCGAACCCTCGTCCTTCGACGTGTAGCGCAGCTCGATGCCGTAGCGCGACGCCAGCGACTCGACCGCACCGGCGAAGTCCAGATTGTCCATCTCCTGCACGAACGTGATGGCGTCGCCACTGCGCTGACAGCCGAAACAGAAGTAGACGCCCTTCTCGGGGCTGACCGACAGCGACGGCGTGCGCTCGCCGTGCATGGGGCAGCGAGCCATCCACTGACGCCCGGCCCGCTTGATCTCGGTGTGCTCGCCGATGAGCGCCACGAGGTCGGCCGATGACCTGACCTTCGCGATGTCATCGTCGTGAATACCCATTGGTTCGCAAGCTAGCAGTGCCCCCTGACGTGCGACCCATGGGATCGGGGATGACAGGATGGTCGATCCATGTCTCTCCCGCTGCGCAACAAGCTGGTCGGTCTCGCCGCACTGGTGTCGTTCGCGCTGGTGATCGCCCTCACCGGTGACGACCGCTCGCCCGCCGACAGCACCGCGCCGAGCCCGGCCAGCACCCTTCCGACGACCACCCTTCCGACCACCACCCTTCCGACCATCTCCCTGCCGAGTGCTCCCACCACCACGACGACCGATCCACGGATCCTCACGATGACCGCGCAGGTCGACGAGCTGGTGGCCGACGCCACGCCGAAGGAGCTGGCGTACCGCCTCGTGGTCACCGGCCTCGATGGCGCCGAGCTCGGCGCCCAGCTCGAGGACACCGTCGGATCGGTCTGCGTCGGCGGCGTGTTCCTCACCGAGTCCAGGGACAACTGGGTGCCCGAGGACGACCCGGCGGCCTTTCGGGCTGCCGTCGACGACCTCGATGAGCGGGTGTGGGGCACGCGGTGCACCTTCCGCCCCCTGATCACGACTGATGCCGAGCTCGGCGAGGTCATCCGCGTGCCCGCCGACTCACCGGCCGCGGCGCCCTCCTGGGCCGTCCGCTACATCGAGGGCGAGCCCTACAACGTGCTGCTCGACCTCCAGGAGCAGAGCTTCACCTACGCCACCGCGCTGAGAGAGCTGGGAATCGACGTCAACTTCGGCGCCGTTGCCGACGTCGACACCGCGCCCGACCATTTCATGGCCCGCCGGGGTCGCTCCTTCGGCGGCGACCCCGGGATCGTGGCCTCGCTGTCGAGCGCAGTGGTCCAGGGCCACTGTGCTGCCGGCCTCGCCGCCACCCTCAAGCACTTCCCGAACCAGGGGGCCACGTTCGAAGACCCGCACGCCGAGCGCAGCACCGCCGTGGGCGGCGTCGACCACTGGGAGACGACCGGCCGTCTCCCCTACGAGACCACCAGCGCACCCCTCGTGATGACGGGTCACATCTTCATGGACATCGACCCGGACCTCCCGGCGTCGATGTCGGCGACGGTCACCACCGGGCTCCTCCGCGACGAGCTCGGCTACGACGGCGTGGTGATCACCGATGACCTGTCCACCATGCGCGGCGCCATCGACGTGATCGCCGAGCCCGGCGAGCGTGCCGTCGCCGCCATCCGCGCCGGGGCCGACCTCGTGCTCTTCGTGGTCGACGACGACATCGCGCCGGTCGTCGAAGCACTGTCGACCGAGATGGAGACCGATCCGGCGTTCGAGCTCCGGGCCCGCGACAGCGTTCGCCGTGCCCTGATGCTGCGCCTCGCGTTGACCGACCCCGGGCTCTTCCCGCTCTGCGGGAGCCCGAACTCCTAGCCCGGACCCCTAGCCCAGGCGTTCGGCCAGGTAGCCCTCGAGCTGGTCGAGGCTCACGCGGTCCTGCTCGCGGCTGTCGCGTTCGCGCACGGTCACGGCGCGGTCCTCGAGCGTGTCGAAGTCGACGGTGATGCAGAACGGGGTGCCGATCTCGTCCTGGCGGGCGTAGCGCTTGCCGATCGACTGGGTCTCGTCGTAGTCGGCCATCCAACGACCCTTGACCGCGTCGAACACCTCGAGGGCGGTCGGCGTGAGCGTGTCCTTCTTGCTCAACGGCAACACCGCGACCTTGTAGGGCGCCAGGCGATGGTCGAGACGCAGCACCGTGCGGGTGTCGTCGTTGACCGTCTCCTCGTCGTAGGCGGCCATGAGGAATGCCATCGCCGTGCGGGTGGCGCCGGCCGCGGGCTCGATCACGTGGGGCGTGTAGCGCTCACCGGAGGCCTGATCGAAGTAGTCGAGCTTCTCGCCGGATGCGTTGGCGTGTTGGGTGAGGTCGAAGTCGCCGCGATTGGCGATGCCCTCGAGCTCGTCCCAACCCCAAGGGAACAGGAACTCGA is drawn from Acidimicrobiales bacterium and contains these coding sequences:
- the dnaG gene encoding DNA primase codes for the protein MGIHDDDIAKVRSSADLVALIGEHTEIKRAGRQWMARCPMHGERTPSLSVSPEKGVYFCFGCQRSGDAITFVQEMDNLDFAGAVESLASRYGIELRYTSKDEGSQRQRKKGLLDAVEKAAAFYHDRLLTSPDAGEARSYLRSRGYDGDVVRRYQIGWAPDDWDQLARHLRLSADALRDSGLGFVNKAGRQQDAFRARVMFPIQDERGDPVGFGGRILPGHEGSKYKNTTTEAAVYDKSRVLYGLHTHREGIVKAGEAIICEGYTDVIGFAEAGIPRAVATCGTAMTEDHVKLLKRFSASRLVLAFDADAAGLAAAARVYEWEREHELEVRVADLPAGVDPADLAREDPVELQRAVDEAIPFLSFRLERVLRAGDMSSVEGRARTAEAALDVLTEHPDPLVRDAYLLEVADRCRVDLSRLRELASAPRQKAVERETVPARRRDERRDRESSPPVDSYDGYSDGYGDDAQDPMPGDLLIETEHAGTAAEDEALRLAIHRPEDATRLHPLLFGDPIRREAFMALSEGGLLGAGDRAGERAASLLRRLAVDPSDADTDDVLAGLGRLAGRRALDDLRRSQRALDSTDAQKRYAVSSIGPLKLLIEELDERETREGGIGRLLPWLISYEEGKGA
- a CDS encoding glycoside hydrolase family 3 N-terminal domain-containing protein, whose amino-acid sequence is MSLPLRNKLVGLAALVSFALVIALTGDDRSPADSTAPSPASTLPTTTLPTTTLPTISLPSAPTTTTTDPRILTMTAQVDELVADATPKELAYRLVVTGLDGAELGAQLEDTVGSVCVGGVFLTESRDNWVPEDDPAAFRAAVDDLDERVWGTRCTFRPLITTDAELGEVIRVPADSPAAAPSWAVRYIEGEPYNVLLDLQEQSFTYATALRELGIDVNFGAVADVDTAPDHFMARRGRSFGGDPGIVASLSSAVVQGHCAAGLAATLKHFPNQGATFEDPHAERSTAVGGVDHWETTGRLPYETTSAPLVMTGHIFMDIDPDLPASMSATVTTGLLRDELGYDGVVITDDLSTMRGAIDVIAEPGERAVAAIRAGADLVLFVVDDDIAPVVEALSTEMETDPAFELRARDSVRRALMLRLALTDPGLFPLCGSPNS